One Aegilops tauschii subsp. strangulata cultivar AL8/78 chromosome 7, Aet v6.0, whole genome shotgun sequence genomic window carries:
- the LOC141026926 gene encoding protein FAR1-RELATED SEQUENCE 9-like translates to MNPLEMQVRGLYKHNLFCKFQVEMKVKSAYRCDTLDDSTFKVSSVRGTIPKYGERDYHVQANMDEETYLCTCCKFDRDGLLCAHVLQFLDQIGVYEIPEKYILKRWTWDPEEDLIQPDFEQPTVKKLMPEKGKSVMRYTSILKEFKASAKDACLIDDGTRLARKHLYNFKEELETLKNSQLRKARKEKEEAKGSFQGQSNPS, encoded by the coding sequence ATGAACCCCCTGGAGATGCAGGTGCGGGGGCTATACAAGCATAACCTGTTTTGCAAGTTCCAGGTGGAGATGAAGGTGAAATCAGCCTACAGATGCGACACATTGGATGATAGTACCTTCAAGGTCAGCTCGGTGCGGGGGACAATACCAAAATATGGGGAAAGGGACTACCATGTGCAAGCAAACATGGATGAAGAGACATACTTgtgtacttgctgcaagtttgatCGTGACGGACTACTGTGCGCACACGTACTACAATTTCTGGACCAAATTGGGGTTTACGAGATACCTGAAAAGTACATCctaaagaggtggacttgggatCCAGAGGAGGATCTTATTCAACCTGATTTCGAACAGCCAACGGTTAAGAAGTTGATGCCAGAGAAGGGGAAAAGCGTCATGCGATATACGTCAATTCTTAAAGAATTTAAGGCATCAGCCAAAGATGCTTGCCTAATAGATGATGGAACCAGATTGGCAAGAAAACACCTGTATAATTTCAAGGAGGAGCTTGAAACCCTGAAGAACAGTCAACTTAGAAAAGCAAGAAAGGAAAAGGAAGAAGCAAAAGGATCATTTCAAGGACAGTCGAATCCCTCCTAG